A portion of the Perognathus longimembris pacificus isolate PPM17 chromosome 20, ASM2315922v1, whole genome shotgun sequence genome contains these proteins:
- the Ckm gene encoding creatine kinase M-type yields MPFGNTHNKFKLNYKPDEEYPDLSKHNNHMAKVLTPDLYNKLRDKETPSGFTLDDVIQTGVDNPGHPFIMTVGCVAGDEESYTVFKDLFDPIIQDRHGGYKPTDKHKTDLNHENLKGGDDLDPNYVLSSRVRTGRSIKGYTLPPHCSRGERRAVEKLSVEALNSLTGEFKGKYYPLKSMTEKEQQQLIDDHFLFDKPVSPLLLASGMARDWPDARGIWHNDNKSFLVWVNEEDHLRVISMEKGGNMKEVFRRFCVGLQKIEEIFKKAGHPFMWNEHLGYVLTCPSNLGTGLRGGVHVKLANLSKHPKFEEILTRLRLQKRGTGGVDTAAVGAVFDISNADRLGSSEVEQVQLVVDGVKLMVEMEKKLEKGQGIDDMIPAQK; encoded by the exons ATGCCGTTCGGAAACACCCACAACAAGTTCAAGTTGAACTACAAGCCAGATGAGGAGTACCCGGACCTCAGCAAGCACAACAACCACATGGCCAAGGTGCTGACCCCTGACCTTTACAATAAGCTTCGGGACAAGGAGACACCATCAGGCTTCACCTTGGATGATGTCATCCAGACGGGTGTGGACAACCCAG GTCACCCCTTCATCATGACGGTGGGCTGTGTGGCTGGGGACGAGGAGTCCTACACCGTCTTCAAGGACCTCTTTGACCCCATCATCCAGGACCGGCACGGGGGCTACAAGCCCACAGACAAGCACAAGACTGACCTCAACCATGAGAACCTCAAG ggtggAGATGACCTGGACCCCAACTATGTGCTCAGCAGCCGGGTGCGTACCGGCCGCAGCATCAAGGGCTACACACTGCCCCCCCACTGCTCCCGGGGCGAGCGCCGGGCTGTGGAGAAGCTCTCCGTGGAAG CTCTGAACAGCCTGACTGGGGAGTTCAAGGGCAAGTACTACCCCCTGAAGAGCATGACCgagaaggagcagcagcagctcatTGATGACCACTTCCTGTTCGACAAGCCTGTGTCCCCCCTGCTGCTGGCCTCAGGCATGGCTCGAGACTGGCCAGATGCCCGGGGCATCTG GCACAATGACAATAAGAGCTTCCTGGTGTGGGTGAACGAGGAGGACCACCTCCGCGTCATCTCCATGGAGAAAGGCGGCAACATGAAGGAGGTTTTCCGCCGCTTCTGCGTGGGACTGCAGAAG ATTGAGGAGATCTTCAAGAAAGCCGGCCACCCCTTCATGTGGAACGAGCACCTGGGCTACGTGCTCACCTGCCCCTCCAACCTGGGCACTGGGCTGCGCGGAGGCGTGCACGTGAAGCTGGCAAACCTGAGCAAACACCCCAAGTTCGAGGAGATCCTCACCCGTCTACGCCTGCAGAAACGGGGCACAG GTGGCGTGGACACAGCCGCGGTGGGCGCGGTGTTTGACATATCCAACGCCGACCGGCTGGGCTCCTCCGAGGTGGAACAGGTGCAGCTGGTGGTGGATGGTGTGAAGCTCATGGTGGAGATGGAGAAGAAGCTGGAGAAAGGCCAGGGCATCGACGACATGATCCCGGCCCAGAAGTAG